In Quercus lobata isolate SW786 chromosome 12, ValleyOak3.0 Primary Assembly, whole genome shotgun sequence, a genomic segment contains:
- the LOC115972185 gene encoding disease resistance protein TAO1-like produces the protein MSNLKFLRVHNICTQYVPKYLPNSLRYLEWSGYPAKSLPCFQPDELVELRLPYSKIELPWEGMKIFDKLKSFHMASSLDLIRTPDFSGAPNLEELVFARSSNLCELHPSIGKLKKLKFLDLEKCQELTSLPDKFEMEFLATLNLTGFSKVKKIPEFVGNMKVLQELLLKGTGITTLPSSIKCLTGLKILILQDCKQLVCLPNTICSLTSLNNLDLFGCSKFDKLPKDFGNIVSLKEVYLSGTAINELPSSFGFLIGLTSLDLTNCKDFVLLPSTICSMKSLFTINLSGCSKFANLPENLGNLEGLYNLSLEGTAIKVLPSSVGRLTALRHLNLSDCKNLLCFPSNICGLKMLEYFNLSGCSKLVNLPENLGNFESLYNLSLKGTSIEVLSSSAGRLTALRSLDIRDCKNLACLPDNIGCLFSLSELHLCGNNFFSLPESISQLSRIRMLNLDGCKRLRSLPDIPSQDCYINVNNCTSLERLPESPKNCPFWCRHFNFHVECVNCFNIQLCVKVLSGKLVGRLPYILPGKEIPNGFEKANIRDSSVAVSPSFHRCDYSVNMQLPWSGFDELRAILLCVVVVPCEHYNHPSMIEIKSIKVDGFNRDLGSKKWRYHFTESKYGKLESPHLWLPYLTSYGLKTPGWSIDENGFHEVEFTISTWKVEVETVGFRMLNMQDMKDSDDLKKIGKIVRDPVNEISFLPLYNLFVSFFFFLFFSFVFVFLHIY, from the exons ATGTCCAATCTTAAATTTTTGAGAGTTCATAATATTTGTACTCAGTATGTCCCCAAATATCTTCCTAATTCTTTAAGATATCTTGAATGGAGTGGTTATCCTGCAAAATCGTTGCCATGTTTTCAGCCAGACGAGCTTGTAGAACTTCGTTTGCCATATAGCAAAATTGAACTACCTTGGGAAGGAATGAAG aTTTTTGACAAGTTAAAGTCCTTCCATATGGCTAGCTCCTTGGATCTGATTAGAACCCCTGACTTCAGTGGAGCCCCAAATCTTGAGGAATTAGTTTTTGCAAGGAGTTCAAATTTATGCGAGCTTCACCCATCcattggaaaattgaaaaagcttaAATTTCTTGATCTAGAAAAATGCCAAGAACTAACTAGTCTTCCAGACAAGTTTGAAATGGAGTTTCTTGCGACTCTTAATCTTACTGGTTTCTCAAAAGTCAAGAAAATTCCAGAATTTGTGGGAAACATGAAAGTTTTACAGGAACTTCTTTTGAAAGGCACTGGTATTACAACATTACCTTCATCTATTAAATGTTTGACTggccttaaaattttaattttgcagGATTGCAAACAATTAGTTTGTCTTCCTAACACCATTTGTAGTTTGACATCGCTTAACAATCTTGATCTTTTTGGATGCTCAAAATTTGACAAATTGCCAAAGGACTTTGGGAATATTGTAAGTCTAAAGGAGGTTTATTTGAGTGGAACAGCTATAAATGAGCTGCCTTCATCATTTGGATTTTTGATTGGCCTTACTTCATTGGATCTAACAAATTGCAAAGATTTTGTACTTCTTCCAAGCACCATTTGTAGTATGAAGTCACTATTTACAATCAACCTTTCTGGATGCTCAAAATTTGCCAACTTGCCAGAGAATCTGGGGAATCTCGAAGGCCTGTATAATCTTTCTCTGGAAGGAACAGCAATAAAAGTTTTACCATCATCCGTTGGACGTTTGACTGCCCTTCGACATTTGAATCTAAGTGATTGCAAAAATCTTTTGTGTTTTCCTAGCAACATTTGTGGTTTGAAGATGCTAGAATATTTTAATCTTTCAGGATGCTCAAAATTGGTCAACTTGCCAGAGAATTTGGGAAATTTCGAAAGCCTGTATAATCTTTCTTTAAAAGGAACATCAATAGAAGTGTTGTCATCATCGGCTGGACGTTTGACTGCCCTTAGGTCTTTGGATATAAGGGATTGCAAAAATCTTGCGTGTCTTCCTGATAATATTGGGTGCTTATTCTCCTTAAGTGAGTTACATCTTTGTggaaataatttcttttctcttcctgaAAGCATCTCTCAACTCTCTAGAATTAGAATGCTTAACTTGGATGGTTGCAAGAGGCTTCGATCGTTACCAGATATTCCGTCACAAGATTGTTATATAAATGTAAACAATTGTACCTCACTGGAGAGATTGCCAGAAAGCCCAAAAAATTGTCCCTTTTGGTGTCGTCATTTTAATTTCCATGTCGAGTGTGTTAATTGCTTCAATATTCAACTCTGTgtcaag GTACTAAGTGGTAAATTAGTGGGGAGATTACCTTATATTCTTCCTGGAAAAGAAATTCCAAATGGGTTTGAAAAAGCGAACATACGTGATAGTTCAGTTGCGGTATCTCCGAGTTTCCACAGATGCGATTATTCAGTGAACATGCAATTGCCTTGGTCGGGGTTTGATGAGTTGCGGGCAATTCTTTTGTGCGTTGTTGTTGTACCCTGCGAGCATTATAATCACCCATCTATGATTGAAATCAAGTCGATTAAAGTGGATGGATTCAACAGGGATCTTGGTTCCAAAAAATGGCGTTATCATTTTACTGAGTCAAAATATGGTAAACTTGAATCGCCTCACCTTTGGCTGCCCTATTTGACTTCCTACGGTCTGAAAACCCCTGGCTGGTCTATTGATGAGAACGGATTCCATGAAGTTGAGTTTACAATATCTACCTGGAAAGTGGAGGTGGAGACAGTAGGGTTCCGTATGTTAAACATGCAAGACATGAAAGACTCGGATGATTTAAAGAAGATTGGGAAGATTGTGAGGGATCCAGTcaatgagatttcttttttacCATTATATAATCTAtttgtttccttctttttctttctttttttttcttttgtttttgttttcctgCACATATACTAG
- the LOC115972187 gene encoding TMV resistance protein N-like isoform X2 produces MDSSSSSFPSSSISSTNQWTYDVFLSFNGMTVVPIFYNVDPSDVRKQMGTFAPAFVQHEKQFKEKVGTWRATLSHVANIAGFHVNNSPFSETIESIVRLILHKSSYEFAEVTEGLVGMDSRVVELESCLALWLKDNVRFIGIWAMGGMGKTTLASVAYQMFSKEFEASCFIDNVRQKDVLSLQKELISQILNEANLNIKNRFDGVSMIKKILCHKKTLLVLDDVNEFDQLKMLAWKHDWFGLGSRIIITTRDKRLLQEYLVDKICEVKAFNYEDARYLFCLKAFKKKHVPNEYLGLSQDILKYAGGLPLALDILGSFLSGRSMSQWKNALEMLKESPETKINQVLKISFDGLHESVKELFLDIACFFNREVKDHAIHILEILGRYPCIGLSILIEKSLLKISQNNKLWMHDLLEDMGRSIVRQKYPDEPGKCSRLWLYKDIDHVLRNNMVRGYLLELIPYLLIQQS; encoded by the exons ATGGATTCAAGCTCGTCATCCTTCCCTAGTTCTTCTATTTCTTCTACGAACCAATGGACGTATGATGTCTTCCTGAGTTTCAATG GAATGACAGTTGTGCCTATTTTTTACAACGTGGATCCATCTGATGTGCGAAAACAAATGGGAACTTTTGCACCAGCCTTCGTTCAACATGAAAAGCAATTCAAGGAAAAAGTGGGCACATGGAGAGCTACTTTGAGTCATGTGGCCAATATTGCTGGATTTCATGTAAATAATag CCCTTTCTCAGAAACTATCGAAAGCATTGTGAGACTGATATTACATAAATCGAGTTATGAATTCGCAGAAGTTACTGAGGGCTTGGTAGGAATGGACTCTCGAGTGGTGGAATTGGAGTCATGTTTAGCTTTATGGTTAAAGGATAATGTTCGCTTCATAGGGATTTGGGCAATGGGGGGAATGGGCAAGACAACCCTTGCTAGTGTTGCCTATCAGATGTTTTCTAAAGAATTTGAAGCTAGTTGTTTTATTGATAATGTTAGGCAAAAAGATGTACTTTCACTACAAAAAGAACttatttctcaaattttgaatgaagcaaatttgaatataaaaaatagatttgacGGAGTTTCCATGATCAAGAAAATATTATGTCATAAAAAAactcttcttgttcttgatgatgtaaATGAATTTGACCAGTTAAAAATGCTAGCTTGGAAGCATGATTGGTTTGGTTTGGGCAGTAGAATTATCATAACAACAAGAGATAAACGCTTGTTACAGGAATATTTAGTAGACAAAATATGTGAAGTTAAAGCATTTAATTATGAAGATGCTCGatatcttttttgtttgaaagcttttaaaaaaaaacatgtccCTAATGAATATTTAGGACTGtcccaagatattttaaaatatgctgGTGGTCTTCCTTTAGCTCTTGACattttgggttcttttttgtCTGGAAGAAGTATGTCTCAATGGAAAAATGCATTAGAGATGCTCAAAGAAAGTCCTGAAACAAAGATTAATCAAGTactaaaaataagttttgatggaCTTCATGAATCAGTGAAAGAACTATTCTTAGATATTGCATGCTTCTTTAATCGTGAGGTGAAAGATCATGCGATACATATACTAGAAATTCTTGGCCGCTATCCTTGTATTGGATTAAGCATTCTCATTGAGAAATCTCTCttgaaaatttctcaaaataataaattatggATGCATGATTTACTAGAAGATATGGGTAGAAGCATAGTTCGCCAAAAGTACCCTGATGAGCCTGGGAAGTGCAGTAGACTATGGCTTTATAAGGATATTGATCATGTGTTGAGAAACAATATGGTAAGAGGTTATTTACTTGAGCTCATACCATATCTTCTTATTCAGCAAAGTTGA
- the LOC115972187 gene encoding TMV resistance protein N-like isoform X1, which yields MDSSSSSFPSSSISSTNQWTYDVFLSFNGEDTRHNATDFLHFALKQKGIYTFKDDQKLERGKNIELELFKAIKESRFAVVILSKNYASSTWCLNELVEIINCEKKTGMTVVPIFYNVDPSDVRKQMGTFAPAFVQHEKQFKEKVGTWRATLSHVANIAGFHVNNSPFSETIESIVRLILHKSSYEFAEVTEGLVGMDSRVVELESCLALWLKDNVRFIGIWAMGGMGKTTLASVAYQMFSKEFEASCFIDNVRQKDVLSLQKELISQILNEANLNIKNRFDGVSMIKKILCHKKTLLVLDDVNEFDQLKMLAWKHDWFGLGSRIIITTRDKRLLQEYLVDKICEVKAFNYEDARYLFCLKAFKKKHVPNEYLGLSQDILKYAGGLPLALDILGSFLSGRSMSQWKNALEMLKESPETKINQVLKISFDGLHESVKELFLDIACFFNREVKDHAIHILEILGRYPCIGLSILIEKSLLKISQNNKLWMHDLLEDMGRSIVRQKYPDEPGKCSRLWLYKDIDHVLRNNMVRGYLLELIPYLLIQQS from the exons ATGGATTCAAGCTCGTCATCCTTCCCTAGTTCTTCTATTTCTTCTACGAACCAATGGACGTATGATGTCTTCCTGAGTTTCAATGGTGAGGACACCCGCCACAATGCTACCGACTTTCTACATTTTGCTTTAAAACAGAAGGGCATTTACACTTTTAAGGACGATCAAAAActtgagagaggaaaaaatattGAACTAGAGCTCtttaaagcaataaaagaatCCAGATTTGCAGTGGtcattctctcaaaaaattatGCATCTTCAACTTGGTGCTTAAATGAACTAGTAGAGATCATTAACTGTGAGAAAAAAACAGGAATGACAGTTGTGCCTATTTTTTACAACGTGGATCCATCTGATGTGCGAAAACAAATGGGAACTTTTGCACCAGCCTTCGTTCAACATGAAAAGCAATTCAAGGAAAAAGTGGGCACATGGAGAGCTACTTTGAGTCATGTGGCCAATATTGCTGGATTTCATGTAAATAATag CCCTTTCTCAGAAACTATCGAAAGCATTGTGAGACTGATATTACATAAATCGAGTTATGAATTCGCAGAAGTTACTGAGGGCTTGGTAGGAATGGACTCTCGAGTGGTGGAATTGGAGTCATGTTTAGCTTTATGGTTAAAGGATAATGTTCGCTTCATAGGGATTTGGGCAATGGGGGGAATGGGCAAGACAACCCTTGCTAGTGTTGCCTATCAGATGTTTTCTAAAGAATTTGAAGCTAGTTGTTTTATTGATAATGTTAGGCAAAAAGATGTACTTTCACTACAAAAAGAACttatttctcaaattttgaatgaagcaaatttgaatataaaaaatagatttgacGGAGTTTCCATGATCAAGAAAATATTATGTCATAAAAAAactcttcttgttcttgatgatgtaaATGAATTTGACCAGTTAAAAATGCTAGCTTGGAAGCATGATTGGTTTGGTTTGGGCAGTAGAATTATCATAACAACAAGAGATAAACGCTTGTTACAGGAATATTTAGTAGACAAAATATGTGAAGTTAAAGCATTTAATTATGAAGATGCTCGatatcttttttgtttgaaagcttttaaaaaaaaacatgtccCTAATGAATATTTAGGACTGtcccaagatattttaaaatatgctgGTGGTCTTCCTTTAGCTCTTGACattttgggttcttttttgtCTGGAAGAAGTATGTCTCAATGGAAAAATGCATTAGAGATGCTCAAAGAAAGTCCTGAAACAAAGATTAATCAAGTactaaaaataagttttgatggaCTTCATGAATCAGTGAAAGAACTATTCTTAGATATTGCATGCTTCTTTAATCGTGAGGTGAAAGATCATGCGATACATATACTAGAAATTCTTGGCCGCTATCCTTGTATTGGATTAAGCATTCTCATTGAGAAATCTCTCttgaaaatttctcaaaataataaattatggATGCATGATTTACTAGAAGATATGGGTAGAAGCATAGTTCGCCAAAAGTACCCTGATGAGCCTGGGAAGTGCAGTAGACTATGGCTTTATAAGGATATTGATCATGTGTTGAGAAACAATATGGTAAGAGGTTATTTACTTGAGCTCATACCATATCTTCTTATTCAGCAAAGTTGA
- the LOC115970175 gene encoding disease resistance protein TAO1-like, producing MASSSSSFPSSSSISSTSQWKYDVFLSFRGEDTRNTATDFLNYALERRGIYTFKDDEKLEKGKTIKPELLKAIEESRFAVVILSENYASSTWCLEELVKIIDCKKEKGMTVVPIFYNVDPSDVRKQMGTFTQAFVEHEKQFKEKVGTWRAALSHVANIVGYHVNNSPLSEAVQSIVGLISHKSSCEFSEVTEGLVGINSQLVELESCLALWLNNEVRFIGIWAMGGMGKSTLASVVYRMVSKEFEACCFIDNVRKKDVLSLQKDLITQILHEKNLIKNKYDGVHMIKKMLQHKKVLIVLDDVDESNELKMLVRKSDWFGSGSRIIITTRDKHLLKEFPVDETFEVKALNYEDALSLEVLGSFLFGRNTAEWKNALEMLKEDPKPEINQVLKISFDGLPNSVKDIFKDIACLFNHEKKDHVLQMLDSLGRYSQIGLSILIDKSLLKISENNKLWMHDLLRDMGRDIVRQESRDEPGKRSRLWLYDDIDHVLKNNTGTEAIQAIDIWEAKDTSIYHEEKEASWLGFTSSKKQKVSLWNPNAFFKMPKLKFLRIRSICPQFVPEYLPNKLTYLEWSNYPSKSLLCLLPNELVQLRLQCSKIELLWGGMKNFDKLRFIDMAGSSNLIIASDFNGVPNLEELVLAGCSNLLCLPNTICSLTSLKNLDLFGCSKFDKLPEDLGNIVSLKELYLSETAIKELPSSFEFLIGLTSLDLTNCKDFVLLPSAICILKSLFIINLSGCSKFVNLPENLGKLEGLLILSLKGTAIELLPSSIGCLTCLGDLDIRDCKNLLCLPSSIYNLNMLKNLYLSGCSKFVNLPENLGNLKGLFNLFLEGTTIEVLPSSVGRLTALRELNLSDCKNLWCLPSSICSLKMLKYLYLSGCSKLINLPENLGNLEGLFHLSLKGTAIEVLPSSVGRLTTLRELNLSDCKNLLLLPSSVGRLTALRDLNLSDCKNLVLLPSSVGRLTALRKLNLSDCKNLLCLPSSICSLKMLKNLHLFECSKFVNLPENLGNLNLQHLNLSDCKNLLCLPSSICNLKMLKYLYLSGCSKLVNLPENLGNLEGLFRLSLRGIAIELLPSSVGRLTALRHLDLRDCKNLLCLPESISQLSRITRLDLDGCKRLRWLPDIRSQDCTINVNNCTSLERFPESPKNCPFWCRHFDFCVACVNCFNIQFCVKGLLSGKLVGRLPYVLPGKEIPNGFETANIRDSLVLASPSFHRCDYSVNMQLPLSGFDELQAILLCVVFVPCEHYNHPYKTLIEIKSNKVWFQRIASEYGKIESHHLALSLHYLNFFDLETPGWSIDEKGFHEVEFTIATRNVEVETVGFRLLNKQDIKPKTRRIGRKSGTMGHGHRL from the exons ATGGCTTCAAGCTCGTCATCTTTCCCAAgttcttcttctatttcttctaCTAGCCAATGGAAGTATGATGTTTTCCTGAGTTTCAGAGGAGAGGACACCCGCAACACTGCTACAGACTTTCTAAATTATGCTTTAGAACGGAGGGGCATTTACACTTTCAAGGACGATGAAaaacttgagaaaggaaaaactattAAACCAGAGCTCTTGAAAGCCATAGAAGAATCAAGATTTGCTGTGGTCATTCTCTCAGAAAATTACGCATCTTCAACTTGGTGCTTAGAAGAACTTGTAAAGATTATTGactgcaaaaaagaaaagggaatgACAGTTGTACCTATTTTTTACAACGTGGATCCATCTGATGTGCGAAAACAAATGGGAACTTTTACACAAGCCTTTGTTGAACATGAAAAACAATTCAAGGAGAAAGTGGGCACATGGAGAGCTGCTTTGAGTCATGTGGCCAATATTGTCggatatcatgtaaataatag CCCTCTCTCAGAAGCTGTCCAAAGCATTGTGGGACTTATATCACATAAATCAAGTTGTGAATTCTCAGAAGTTACTGAGGGCCTGGTAGGAATAAACTCTCAACTGGTGGAATTGGAGTCATGTTTAGCTTTATGGTTAAATAATGAAGTTCGCTTTATAGGGATTTGGGCAATGGGGGGAATGGGCAAGTCAACCCTGGCTAGTGTTGTCTATAGGATGGTTTCTAAAGAATTTGAAGCTTGTTGTTTTATTGACAATGTTAGGAAAAAAGATGTACTTTCACTGCAAAAAGATCTTATTACTCAAATTTTGCAcgaaaaaaatttgataaaaaataaatatgatggAGTTCACATGATCAAGAAAATGTTACAGCATAAAAAAgttcttattgttcttgatgatgtagATGAATCAAATGAGTTAAAAATGTTAGTCAGGAAGAGTGATTGGTTTGGTTCGGGTAGTAGAATTATCATAACAACAAGAGATAAGCACTTGTTGAAGGAATTCCCTGTAGATGAAACATTTGAAGTTAAAGCATTGAATTATGAAGATGctcttt CACTTGAGGTTTTGggttcatttttgtttggaagAAATACTGCTGAATGGAAAAATGCATTAGAGATGCTCAAAGAAGATCCCAAACCAGAGATTAATCAAGTactaaaaataagttttgatggaCTCCCTAACTCAGTGAAGGATATATTTAAAGATATTGCGTGCTTATTTAATCATGAGAAGAAAGATCATGTTTTACAAATGCTAGATAGTCTTGGCCGCTATTCCCAAATTGGATTGAGCATTCTCATTGACAAGTCTCTCTTGAAAATTTccgaaaataataaattgtggATGCACGATTTACTAAGAGATATGGGAAGGGATATTGTTCGTCAAGAATCTCGTGATGAGCCTGGGAAGCGTAGTAGACTGTGGCTTTATGATGATATTGATCATGTGTTAAAAAACAATACG gGAACAGAAGCAATTCAAGCCATAGATATTTGGGAAGCCAAGGATACAAGTATTTATCATGAAGAAAAAGAGGCAAGTTGGTTAGGTTTCACAtcttccaaaaaacaaaaagtgtcACTTTGGAACCCTAATGCCTTTTTCAAGATGCCCAAGCTAAAATTTCTGAGAATTCGTAGTATTTGCCCTCAATTTGTCCCCGAGTATCTTCCAAATAAATTAACATATCTTGAATGGAGTAATTATCCTTCAAAATCATTGCTATGTCTTTTGCCAAATGAGCTTGTTCAACTTCGTTTGCAGTGTAGTAAAATTGAACTACTTTGGGGAGGAATGAAG aattTTGACAAGTTAAGGTTCATCGATATGGCTGGCTCCTCAAACTTGATTATAGCCTCCGACTTCAATGGAGTCCCAAATCTTGAGGAATTAGTTCTTGCAgggtgttcaaatttat TGTGTCTTCCTAACACCATTTGTAGTTTGACATCGCTTAAAAATCTTGATCTTTTTGGATGCTCAAAATTTGACAAACTGCCAGAGGACTTGGGGAATATTGTAAGTCTAAAGGAGCTTTATTTGAGTGAAACAGCTATAAAGGAATTGCCTTCatcatttgaatttttgattGGCCTTACTTCATTGGATCTAACCAATTGCAAAGATTTTGTGCTTCTTCCAAGCGCCATTTGTATTTTGAAGTCACTATTTATAATTAACCTTTCTGGATGCTCAAAATTTGTCAACTTGCCAGAGAATCTAGGGAAGCTCGAAGGCCtgcttattctttctttaaaagGAACAGCAATAGAATTGTTGCCATCATCTATTGGATGTTTGACTTGCCTTGGGGATTTGGATATAAGGGATTGCAAAAATCTTTTGTGTCTTCCTAGCAGCATTTATAATTTGAATATGCTAAAAAATCTTTATCTTTCTGGATGCTCTAAATTTGTCAACTTACCAGAGAATCTGGGGAATCTCAAAGGCCTATTTAATCTTTTTCTAGAAGGAACAACAATAGAAGTGTTGCCATCATCCGTTGGACGTTTGACTGCTCTTCGTGAATTGAATCTAAGTGATTGCAAAAATCTTTGGTGTCTTCCTAGCAGCATTTGTAGTTTGAAGATGCTAAAATATCTTTATCTTTCTGGATGCTCAAAATTGATTAACTTGCCAGAGAATCTGGGGAATCTCGAAGGCCTATTTCATCTTTCTCTAAAAGGAACAGCCATAGAAGTGTTGCCATCATCCGTTGGACGTTTGACTACTCTTCGTGAATTGAATCTAAGTGATTGCAAAAATCTTTTGT TGTTGCCATCATCCGTTGGACGTTTGACTGCCCTTCGTGATTTGAATCTAAGTGATTGCAAAAATCTTGTGT TGTTGCCATCATCCGTTGGACGTTTGACTGCCCTTCGTAAATTGAATCTAAGTGATTGCAAAAATCTTTTGTGTCTTCCTAGCAGCATTTGTAGTTTGAAGATGCTAAAAAATCTTCATCTTTTTGAATGCTCAAAATTTGTCAACTTACCAGAGAATCTGGGGAATCTCAA CCTTCAGCATTTGAATTTAAGTGATTGCAAAAATCTTTTATGTCTTCCTAGCAGCATTTGTAATTTGAAGATGCTAAAATATCTTTATCTTTCTGGATGCTCAAAATTGGTCAACTTACCAGAGAATCTAGGGAATCTCGAAGGCCTGTTTAGGCTTTCTCTAAGAGGAATAGCAATAGAATTGTTGCCATCATCCGTTGGACGTTTGACTGCCCTTCGGCATTTGGATTTAAGAGATTGCAAAAATCTTTTGTGTCTTCCTGAAAGCATCTCTCAACTCTCTAGAATTACAAGGCTCGACTTGGATGGTTGCAAGAGGCTTCGATGGTTACCAGATATTCGGTCACAAGATTGTACTATAAATGTAAACAATTGTACCTCACTGGAGAGATTCCCAGAAAGCCCAAAAAATTGTCCCTTCTGGTGTCGTCATTTTGATTTCTGTGTCGCGTGTGTCAATTGCTTCAATATTCAATTCTGTgtcaag GGACTACTAAGTGGTAAATTAGTGGGGAGATTACCTTACGTTCTTCCTGGAAAAGAAATTCCAAATGGATTTGAAACGGCCAACATACGTGATAGTTTAGTTTTGGCATCTCCAAGTTTCCACAGATGCGATTATTCAGTGAACATGCAATTGCCTCTGTCGGGGTTTGATGAGTTGCAGGCAATTCTTTTGTGCGTTGTTTTTGTACCCTGCGAGCATTATAATCACCCATATAAAACTCTGATTGAAATCAAATCGAATAAAGTATGGTTTCAACGTATTGCGTCAGAATATGGTAAAATTGAATCGCATCACCTTGCGCTGAGCCTGCACTATTTGAATTTCTTCGATCTGGAAACCCCTGGCTGGTCTATTGATGAGAAGGGATTCCATGAAGTTGAGTTTACAATAGCTACCAGGAACGTGGAGGTGGAGACAGTAGGGTTCCGTTTGTTAAACAAGCAAGACATCAAACCAAAGACTCGGAGGATTGGGAGGAAGTCTGGGACGATGGGACACGGGCATAGATTGTGA